A part of Onthophagus taurus isolate NC chromosome 7, IU_Otau_3.0, whole genome shotgun sequence genomic DNA contains:
- the LOC111424427 gene encoding influenza virus NS1A-binding protein homolog isoform X1, whose amino-acid sequence MENLFYYQTRIPISTGMSSSMEFLKQTEGDLFFNDEALQEDNLSALNMMRKNRHFCDVILHIGTVEIHAHRAILASVSPYLFELFSTDHEKRIENIVTYKLNGGFDKSAFQILVDYAYTGHLQVPTNQVKAVYIASCHLKIDRVARKCAQYLINHLSVENCIEIRSLPGIAKNKEFIHQVDNFIANNFDQINQSSYLINLYCARIEVLNQTKEEMSLVNSSSLCRLVLEWIRRQITEDNLSLATLSENTFMLYLAIDNSLQDCNSLPNGDVCNTEIVQDYKKLSSKNVGSANKIKRKQLSQPSKPRVLIYSREIGEELESEMEPHWTLIATSKVAEHSYVALVTLAGKLAKLSIQLRLNIPTTPSPVATPEANKNSNEDKPDLYYTLANMSCPRCGVGCGNLNNTLIVCGGYDRVECLRTVEQYIPETNKWVSLPSMRQGRGRFQIAILSSKVYAIGGSNGLSELDTVEMLDLDAKKWVNLPKLSLARSFIGVSSLDGQIYCVGGWNGQVGTKQCDVFNPKTEKWSNVAPLNVGRYQAGVTALNGLLYVIGGCDSWNCLSSVEVYDPKGDVWTVSKPLITARRGCGVAVFNNKIYVVGGSDGTHVLNTTEVFDVESKMWEVGPTLTVPRVNVEIAVVGDRLYAVGGFSGKSFLNTIEYLDPITDEWTTFIPRKLEDGEIKMERNGLYEDKMGPAVIDCID is encoded by the exons gAATCCCAATTTCAACGGGAATGTCTTCATCAATGGAATTCCTTAAGCAGACGGAAGGTGACCTGTTCTTTAACGATGAGGCGCTGCAGGAGGACAACCTTTCGGCACTGAACATGATGAGAAAAAATCGTCATTTCTGTGACGTTATTCTTCAC ATTGGTACAGTTGAAATACACGCCCATCGCGCCATACTCGCCAGCGTATCTCCGTATCTCTTCGAATTATTCTCCACGGATCATGAAAAACGGATCGAAAACATCGTTACTTACAAACTTAATGGGGGATTTGATAAATCTGCCTTTCAAATCTTGGTTGATTATGCTTACACGGGACACCTCCAGGTTCCTACAAATCAA GTAAAAGCGGTGTATATTGCGTCGTGTCATTTAAAAATCGATCGCGTTGCGAGGAAATGCGCCCAATACTTAATAAACCATCTCTCTGTTGAGAATTGCATAGAAATTCGTTCGTTACCAGGAAtagcaaaaaataaagaatttatacATCAAGTTGATAATTTCATTGCTAACAAT tTTGATCAAATAAATCAAAGTTCTTACCTTATTAATCTTTATTGCGCAAGAATTGAAGTTTTAAACCAAACCAAAGAAGAAATGTCTTTGGTAAATTCCAGCTCTTTATGTCGTCTTGTACTCGAATGGATCAGAAGGCAAATAACCGAAGATAATTTAAGTCTCGCCACTCTTTCAGAAAATACCTTCATGCTTTATTTAGCCATAGATAATTCTCTTCAAGATTGTAACAGCCTACCAAACG gTGATGTTTGCAATACGGAAATCGTACAAGACTACAAAAAGCTCTCTTCGAAAAACGTTGGTTCAGCCAACAAAATCAAGCGGAAACAATTAAGTCAGCCCAGTAAGCCGCGCGTGTTGATTTATTCCCGGGAAATCGGCGAAGAATTAGAATCGGAAATGGAGCCGCATTGGACGTTGATCGCAACATCAAAAGTTGCGGAACACAGCTATGTCGCATTGGTAACGTTAGCTGGAAAATTAGCTAAGCTTTCGATTCAGTTGAGGCTTAATATCCCAACAACGCCATCCCCGGTTGCTACACCAGAAGCCAACAAGAATTCCAACGAGGATAAACCTGATTTATACTACACTTTGGCTAATATGTCTTGCCCTAGGTGTGGCGTTGGTTGCGGTAATCTCAACAATACTTTAATTGTGTGCG gtGGTTACGATAGAGTTGAATGTCTTCGAACTGTAGAACAATACATTCCAGAAACAAATAAATGGGTTTCACTTCCGTCAATGAGACAAGGAAGAGGTCGCTTCCAAATAGCCATATTATCCTCAAAAGTATACGCAATCGGTGGTAGTAACGGTTTGTCCGAATTAGATACGGTCGAAATGTTAGATTTGGACGCAAAGAAATGGGTAAATCTCCCCAAATTGTCTTTGGCCAGAAGTTTTATTGGAGTGAGTTCTTTGGATGGTCAAATTTATTGTGTTGGCGGTTGGAATGGGCAAGTTGGCACGAAACAATGCGACGTTTTTAACCCGAAAACTGAGAAGTGGTCAAACGTGGCTCCGTTGAACGTAGGACGATATCAAGCGGGAGTTACCGCATTAAATGGATTATTGTATGTTATCGGCGGTTGCGATTCTTGGAATTGTTTGTCATCGGTTGAAGTTTATGATCCGAAAGGAGACGTTTGGACCGTTTCGAAACCATTGATTACGGCCAGGCGGGGATGTGGAGTCGCtgtttttaacaacaaaatttacgTCGTTGGTGGGTCCGATGGGACTCACGTTTTGAATACTACGGAAGTTTTTGATGTTGAAAGTAAAATGTGGGAAGTTGGACCTACTTTAACAGTTCCAAGAGTAAATGTTGAAATTGCTGTTGTTGGGGATAGATTGTATGCTGTTGGAGGCTTTTCTGGAAAAAgctttttaaatacaattgaATACTTGGATCCCATAACTGATGAATGGACAACATTTATTCCAAGGAAATTAGAAGATGGTGAaattaaaatggaaagaaatggTTTGTATGAAGATAAAATGGGGCCAGCAGTAATTGACTGCATAGATTAA
- the LOC111424427 gene encoding influenza virus NS1A-binding protein homolog isoform X2 yields the protein MVKSPITNGIPISTGMSSSMEFLKQTEGDLFFNDEALQEDNLSALNMMRKNRHFCDVILHIGTVEIHAHRAILASVSPYLFELFSTDHEKRIENIVTYKLNGGFDKSAFQILVDYAYTGHLQVPTNQVKAVYIASCHLKIDRVARKCAQYLINHLSVENCIEIRSLPGIAKNKEFIHQVDNFIANNFDQINQSSYLINLYCARIEVLNQTKEEMSLVNSSSLCRLVLEWIRRQITEDNLSLATLSENTFMLYLAIDNSLQDCNSLPNGDVCNTEIVQDYKKLSSKNVGSANKIKRKQLSQPSKPRVLIYSREIGEELESEMEPHWTLIATSKVAEHSYVALVTLAGKLAKLSIQLRLNIPTTPSPVATPEANKNSNEDKPDLYYTLANMSCPRCGVGCGNLNNTLIVCGGYDRVECLRTVEQYIPETNKWVSLPSMRQGRGRFQIAILSSKVYAIGGSNGLSELDTVEMLDLDAKKWVNLPKLSLARSFIGVSSLDGQIYCVGGWNGQVGTKQCDVFNPKTEKWSNVAPLNVGRYQAGVTALNGLLYVIGGCDSWNCLSSVEVYDPKGDVWTVSKPLITARRGCGVAVFNNKIYVVGGSDGTHVLNTTEVFDVESKMWEVGPTLTVPRVNVEIAVVGDRLYAVGGFSGKSFLNTIEYLDPITDEWTTFIPRKLEDGEIKMERNGLYEDKMGPAVIDCID from the exons gAATCCCAATTTCAACGGGAATGTCTTCATCAATGGAATTCCTTAAGCAGACGGAAGGTGACCTGTTCTTTAACGATGAGGCGCTGCAGGAGGACAACCTTTCGGCACTGAACATGATGAGAAAAAATCGTCATTTCTGTGACGTTATTCTTCAC ATTGGTACAGTTGAAATACACGCCCATCGCGCCATACTCGCCAGCGTATCTCCGTATCTCTTCGAATTATTCTCCACGGATCATGAAAAACGGATCGAAAACATCGTTACTTACAAACTTAATGGGGGATTTGATAAATCTGCCTTTCAAATCTTGGTTGATTATGCTTACACGGGACACCTCCAGGTTCCTACAAATCAA GTAAAAGCGGTGTATATTGCGTCGTGTCATTTAAAAATCGATCGCGTTGCGAGGAAATGCGCCCAATACTTAATAAACCATCTCTCTGTTGAGAATTGCATAGAAATTCGTTCGTTACCAGGAAtagcaaaaaataaagaatttatacATCAAGTTGATAATTTCATTGCTAACAAT tTTGATCAAATAAATCAAAGTTCTTACCTTATTAATCTTTATTGCGCAAGAATTGAAGTTTTAAACCAAACCAAAGAAGAAATGTCTTTGGTAAATTCCAGCTCTTTATGTCGTCTTGTACTCGAATGGATCAGAAGGCAAATAACCGAAGATAATTTAAGTCTCGCCACTCTTTCAGAAAATACCTTCATGCTTTATTTAGCCATAGATAATTCTCTTCAAGATTGTAACAGCCTACCAAACG gTGATGTTTGCAATACGGAAATCGTACAAGACTACAAAAAGCTCTCTTCGAAAAACGTTGGTTCAGCCAACAAAATCAAGCGGAAACAATTAAGTCAGCCCAGTAAGCCGCGCGTGTTGATTTATTCCCGGGAAATCGGCGAAGAATTAGAATCGGAAATGGAGCCGCATTGGACGTTGATCGCAACATCAAAAGTTGCGGAACACAGCTATGTCGCATTGGTAACGTTAGCTGGAAAATTAGCTAAGCTTTCGATTCAGTTGAGGCTTAATATCCCAACAACGCCATCCCCGGTTGCTACACCAGAAGCCAACAAGAATTCCAACGAGGATAAACCTGATTTATACTACACTTTGGCTAATATGTCTTGCCCTAGGTGTGGCGTTGGTTGCGGTAATCTCAACAATACTTTAATTGTGTGCG gtGGTTACGATAGAGTTGAATGTCTTCGAACTGTAGAACAATACATTCCAGAAACAAATAAATGGGTTTCACTTCCGTCAATGAGACAAGGAAGAGGTCGCTTCCAAATAGCCATATTATCCTCAAAAGTATACGCAATCGGTGGTAGTAACGGTTTGTCCGAATTAGATACGGTCGAAATGTTAGATTTGGACGCAAAGAAATGGGTAAATCTCCCCAAATTGTCTTTGGCCAGAAGTTTTATTGGAGTGAGTTCTTTGGATGGTCAAATTTATTGTGTTGGCGGTTGGAATGGGCAAGTTGGCACGAAACAATGCGACGTTTTTAACCCGAAAACTGAGAAGTGGTCAAACGTGGCTCCGTTGAACGTAGGACGATATCAAGCGGGAGTTACCGCATTAAATGGATTATTGTATGTTATCGGCGGTTGCGATTCTTGGAATTGTTTGTCATCGGTTGAAGTTTATGATCCGAAAGGAGACGTTTGGACCGTTTCGAAACCATTGATTACGGCCAGGCGGGGATGTGGAGTCGCtgtttttaacaacaaaatttacgTCGTTGGTGGGTCCGATGGGACTCACGTTTTGAATACTACGGAAGTTTTTGATGTTGAAAGTAAAATGTGGGAAGTTGGACCTACTTTAACAGTTCCAAGAGTAAATGTTGAAATTGCTGTTGTTGGGGATAGATTGTATGCTGTTGGAGGCTTTTCTGGAAAAAgctttttaaatacaattgaATACTTGGATCCCATAACTGATGAATGGACAACATTTATTCCAAGGAAATTAGAAGATGGTGAaattaaaatggaaagaaatggTTTGTATGAAGATAAAATGGGGCCAGCAGTAATTGACTGCATAGATTAA
- the LOC111424427 gene encoding influenza virus NS1A-binding protein homolog isoform X3 — protein MEGIPISTGMSSSMEFLKQTEGDLFFNDEALQEDNLSALNMMRKNRHFCDVILHIGTVEIHAHRAILASVSPYLFELFSTDHEKRIENIVTYKLNGGFDKSAFQILVDYAYTGHLQVPTNQVKAVYIASCHLKIDRVARKCAQYLINHLSVENCIEIRSLPGIAKNKEFIHQVDNFIANNFDQINQSSYLINLYCARIEVLNQTKEEMSLVNSSSLCRLVLEWIRRQITEDNLSLATLSENTFMLYLAIDNSLQDCNSLPNGDVCNTEIVQDYKKLSSKNVGSANKIKRKQLSQPSKPRVLIYSREIGEELESEMEPHWTLIATSKVAEHSYVALVTLAGKLAKLSIQLRLNIPTTPSPVATPEANKNSNEDKPDLYYTLANMSCPRCGVGCGNLNNTLIVCGGYDRVECLRTVEQYIPETNKWVSLPSMRQGRGRFQIAILSSKVYAIGGSNGLSELDTVEMLDLDAKKWVNLPKLSLARSFIGVSSLDGQIYCVGGWNGQVGTKQCDVFNPKTEKWSNVAPLNVGRYQAGVTALNGLLYVIGGCDSWNCLSSVEVYDPKGDVWTVSKPLITARRGCGVAVFNNKIYVVGGSDGTHVLNTTEVFDVESKMWEVGPTLTVPRVNVEIAVVGDRLYAVGGFSGKSFLNTIEYLDPITDEWTTFIPRKLEDGEIKMERNGLYEDKMGPAVIDCID, from the exons ATGGAAG gAATCCCAATTTCAACGGGAATGTCTTCATCAATGGAATTCCTTAAGCAGACGGAAGGTGACCTGTTCTTTAACGATGAGGCGCTGCAGGAGGACAACCTTTCGGCACTGAACATGATGAGAAAAAATCGTCATTTCTGTGACGTTATTCTTCAC ATTGGTACAGTTGAAATACACGCCCATCGCGCCATACTCGCCAGCGTATCTCCGTATCTCTTCGAATTATTCTCCACGGATCATGAAAAACGGATCGAAAACATCGTTACTTACAAACTTAATGGGGGATTTGATAAATCTGCCTTTCAAATCTTGGTTGATTATGCTTACACGGGACACCTCCAGGTTCCTACAAATCAA GTAAAAGCGGTGTATATTGCGTCGTGTCATTTAAAAATCGATCGCGTTGCGAGGAAATGCGCCCAATACTTAATAAACCATCTCTCTGTTGAGAATTGCATAGAAATTCGTTCGTTACCAGGAAtagcaaaaaataaagaatttatacATCAAGTTGATAATTTCATTGCTAACAAT tTTGATCAAATAAATCAAAGTTCTTACCTTATTAATCTTTATTGCGCAAGAATTGAAGTTTTAAACCAAACCAAAGAAGAAATGTCTTTGGTAAATTCCAGCTCTTTATGTCGTCTTGTACTCGAATGGATCAGAAGGCAAATAACCGAAGATAATTTAAGTCTCGCCACTCTTTCAGAAAATACCTTCATGCTTTATTTAGCCATAGATAATTCTCTTCAAGATTGTAACAGCCTACCAAACG gTGATGTTTGCAATACGGAAATCGTACAAGACTACAAAAAGCTCTCTTCGAAAAACGTTGGTTCAGCCAACAAAATCAAGCGGAAACAATTAAGTCAGCCCAGTAAGCCGCGCGTGTTGATTTATTCCCGGGAAATCGGCGAAGAATTAGAATCGGAAATGGAGCCGCATTGGACGTTGATCGCAACATCAAAAGTTGCGGAACACAGCTATGTCGCATTGGTAACGTTAGCTGGAAAATTAGCTAAGCTTTCGATTCAGTTGAGGCTTAATATCCCAACAACGCCATCCCCGGTTGCTACACCAGAAGCCAACAAGAATTCCAACGAGGATAAACCTGATTTATACTACACTTTGGCTAATATGTCTTGCCCTAGGTGTGGCGTTGGTTGCGGTAATCTCAACAATACTTTAATTGTGTGCG gtGGTTACGATAGAGTTGAATGTCTTCGAACTGTAGAACAATACATTCCAGAAACAAATAAATGGGTTTCACTTCCGTCAATGAGACAAGGAAGAGGTCGCTTCCAAATAGCCATATTATCCTCAAAAGTATACGCAATCGGTGGTAGTAACGGTTTGTCCGAATTAGATACGGTCGAAATGTTAGATTTGGACGCAAAGAAATGGGTAAATCTCCCCAAATTGTCTTTGGCCAGAAGTTTTATTGGAGTGAGTTCTTTGGATGGTCAAATTTATTGTGTTGGCGGTTGGAATGGGCAAGTTGGCACGAAACAATGCGACGTTTTTAACCCGAAAACTGAGAAGTGGTCAAACGTGGCTCCGTTGAACGTAGGACGATATCAAGCGGGAGTTACCGCATTAAATGGATTATTGTATGTTATCGGCGGTTGCGATTCTTGGAATTGTTTGTCATCGGTTGAAGTTTATGATCCGAAAGGAGACGTTTGGACCGTTTCGAAACCATTGATTACGGCCAGGCGGGGATGTGGAGTCGCtgtttttaacaacaaaatttacgTCGTTGGTGGGTCCGATGGGACTCACGTTTTGAATACTACGGAAGTTTTTGATGTTGAAAGTAAAATGTGGGAAGTTGGACCTACTTTAACAGTTCCAAGAGTAAATGTTGAAATTGCTGTTGTTGGGGATAGATTGTATGCTGTTGGAGGCTTTTCTGGAAAAAgctttttaaatacaattgaATACTTGGATCCCATAACTGATGAATGGACAACATTTATTCCAAGGAAATTAGAAGATGGTGAaattaaaatggaaagaaatggTTTGTATGAAGATAAAATGGGGCCAGCAGTAATTGACTGCATAGATTAA